One part of the Rhodothermales bacterium genome encodes these proteins:
- a CDS encoding c-type cytochrome domain-containing protein, whose amino-acid sequence MLVVLVLIALATSALSPSPAASPAGLVQEADAGPESPTPLVSRLLDIDPDNPSDWIVFFGRFHPLVVHLPIGLLLLAFLMEYLSRGKRFAELKPAVSFTLFLGALSAVGAVCAGLLLAASGDYGGDDIWWHKWLGIGVAALAVVAYIFKRKTLAPTPAPRSRTVYGASLFAAVLLLTAASHFGGTLTHGEGYLTSYMPEPFRSIAGIPPRDQAEAEIVIENLEEAAVYPDIIHPILDARCVSCHNPRKIKGELLLETPENIMKGGENGAILAAGDAAGSELFRRITLDENHDDHMPPSGRRPLTDDQIDLIGWWIDSGASFDHKVAQVEVPAKIQTILDRLTEKKDESLAIQVPPADADALAKLAELGVLAMPLSVETNLLQIQAINVRDAFGDEQMDLLRPIAEQIAWLNLGNTKVTDAGLATVESFVNLSRLHLEKTAVTDAGLAHLSGLQYLSYLNLYGTGVTDAGLTHLEPLKNLKALYLWQSGVTAEGADRLRAALPGIDINMGWELSTPEAETPPPTSTD is encoded by the coding sequence ATGCTGGTCGTACTGGTACTGATTGCGCTCGCAACATCCGCCCTCAGCCCGTCGCCTGCGGCGTCGCCGGCCGGGCTCGTTCAGGAAGCCGACGCCGGCCCCGAATCGCCCACCCCGCTGGTGTCGCGCCTGCTCGACATCGACCCGGACAACCCGTCCGACTGGATCGTTTTCTTCGGCCGGTTTCACCCGCTCGTCGTCCACCTCCCCATCGGCCTGCTCCTGCTCGCGTTTCTGATGGAGTACCTCTCCCGCGGCAAGCGCTTCGCCGAACTGAAGCCGGCCGTGTCGTTCACGCTATTCCTGGGTGCCCTGAGCGCCGTCGGCGCCGTGTGCGCGGGCCTGCTGCTCGCGGCGAGCGGCGACTACGGCGGGGACGACATCTGGTGGCACAAATGGCTCGGCATCGGGGTGGCCGCGCTGGCCGTCGTCGCCTATATCTTCAAGCGGAAGACGCTCGCGCCCACGCCGGCGCCGCGCTCCCGCACGGTCTACGGCGCCTCGCTCTTCGCCGCCGTCCTCCTTCTGACCGCGGCGAGCCATTTCGGCGGCACACTCACGCACGGCGAAGGCTACCTCACCAGCTACATGCCGGAGCCCTTCCGGTCCATCGCCGGCATCCCGCCCCGCGACCAGGCCGAGGCGGAGATCGTGATCGAAAACCTGGAAGAGGCCGCGGTTTATCCGGACATCATCCACCCCATCCTCGATGCCCGGTGCGTGAGCTGCCACAATCCCCGAAAGATCAAGGGCGAACTGCTCCTCGAGACGCCGGAAAACATCATGAAGGGGGGTGAGAACGGCGCCATCCTCGCCGCCGGCGACGCCGCCGGCAGCGAGCTGTTCCGGCGCATCACGCTCGACGAAAACCACGACGACCACATGCCCCCCAGCGGGCGGCGGCCCCTCACCGACGACCAGATCGACCTCATCGGGTGGTGGATCGACAGCGGCGCTTCGTTCGACCACAAGGTCGCGCAGGTCGAGGTGCCGGCGAAGATCCAGACCATCCTCGACCGCCTCACCGAGAAGAAGGATGAATCGCTCGCGATCCAGGTCCCGCCGGCCGATGCCGACGCCCTCGCGAAGCTGGCCGAACTCGGCGTCCTGGCGATGCCGCTATCCGTCGAAACCAACCTCCTGCAGATCCAGGCCATCAACGTCCGCGACGCGTTCGGCGACGAGCAGATGGACCTGCTGCGCCCCATCGCCGAACAGATCGCGTGGCTGAACCTCGGCAACACGAAGGTGACGGACGCCGGCCTCGCCACCGTCGAATCCTTCGTCAACCTGTCGCGGCTCCATCTGGAAAAGACGGCCGTCACCGACGCCGGCCTCGCGCACCTGTCCGGGCTCCAGTACCTGAGCTACCTGAACCTCTACGGCACGGGGGTGACGGACGCCGGCCTGACCCACCTCGAACCGCTCAAAAACCTCAAGGCGCTCTACCTCTGGCAATCCGGGGTCACCGCCGAAGGCGCGGACCGGCTACGCGCGGCGCTGCCCGGGATCGACATCAACATGGGCTGGGAGCTGTCGACGCCCGAGGCCGAGACCCCGCCGCCGACGTCCACCGACTGA
- a CDS encoding polysaccharide pyruvyl transferase family protein, with the protein MKILVTNTVLLNGGDAAILIAIVRQLRTAFGADAHIEICEARPDAAAALYPEFIVREALVNAFLMPARDGWLRRIWGVIRFAMWHLARPRAYAAARLHAGGRPRLARLLLTRRQRAAFEAYAGADLIVSTGGTYLVEHYSLAPRLFEFTIARLLRKPLVFYTQSLGPFNRPAHRKKLRAVFDDAQLVLLRDEQSLGYLRDIGVANDRVHVMPDVVFALRDPDRRPVRSDEGRPRVAVSVRSWQHFRNQSPEDGMRGYLQAVAAGVEHLVTRYDAEVVFLSTCQGVPAYRIDDSGVGRQVVDLLPASVRPRVRVDADFHRPEALLEALAGFDLVIATRMHMAILSMLAGTPVAPIVYEFKTRELMELVDYAAWAGTATTMDIDTLRGEELTKTIDTLLARLPEARRILSDRVEGIHRHTERAVDLLRALPIATE; encoded by the coding sequence ATGAAGATCCTGGTCACCAATACCGTCCTGCTGAACGGCGGCGACGCGGCGATCCTGATCGCCATCGTCCGTCAGTTGCGAACCGCCTTCGGCGCGGATGCGCACATCGAAATTTGCGAGGCCAGGCCGGACGCCGCGGCGGCGCTCTATCCGGAATTTATCGTGCGCGAGGCGCTCGTCAACGCCTTCCTGATGCCGGCGCGAGACGGATGGTTGCGCCGCATCTGGGGCGTCATCCGGTTCGCGATGTGGCATCTGGCCCGGCCCCGGGCCTACGCGGCGGCGCGGCTTCACGCCGGCGGCCGGCCGCGCCTGGCGCGGCTGCTCCTGACCCGTCGGCAGCGGGCCGCGTTCGAGGCCTATGCCGGCGCCGACCTCATCGTCAGCACCGGTGGCACGTACCTGGTGGAGCACTACAGCCTCGCCCCGCGCCTCTTCGAGTTCACGATCGCACGCCTGCTGCGCAAGCCCCTCGTGTTCTACACCCAGTCGCTCGGGCCATTCAACCGGCCGGCGCACCGGAAGAAGCTCCGCGCCGTGTTCGACGACGCGCAGCTGGTGCTGCTCCGGGACGAGCAGTCGCTCGGGTATCTCCGCGACATCGGCGTCGCGAACGACCGGGTTCACGTGATGCCGGATGTCGTCTTTGCGCTCCGGGATCCGGATCGCCGGCCGGTGCGGTCGGACGAGGGCCGGCCGCGCGTGGCGGTGTCGGTGCGGTCGTGGCAGCATTTCCGGAACCAGTCGCCGGAGGACGGCATGCGCGGCTACTTGCAGGCCGTCGCGGCTGGGGTCGAGCATCTGGTGACGCGCTACGATGCGGAGGTCGTTTTTTTGTCGACCTGCCAGGGCGTGCCGGCCTACCGGATCGACGATTCCGGGGTCGGACGGCAGGTGGTGGACCTGCTGCCCGCGTCCGTGCGCCCGCGCGTCCGCGTCGACGCCGACTTTCACCGTCCGGAGGCGTTGCTGGAGGCGCTCGCCGGCTTCGATCTCGTCATCGCGACGCGGATGCACATGGCGATCCTGTCGATGCTGGCCGGGACGCCGGTGGCGCCGATCGTCTACGAGTTCAAGACGCGGGAGCTGATGGAGCTGGTGGATTATGCGGCCTGGGCCGGCACGGCTACGACGATGGACATCGACACCCTGCGCGGCGAGGAACTGACGAAGACCATCGACACGCTGCTTGCCCGCCTGCCCGAGGCGCGCCGGATCCTGAGTGATCGGGTCGAGGGGATCCACCGGCATACCGAGCGGGCGGTCGATCTGCTGCGCGCCCTGCCCATCGCAACGGAATGA
- a CDS encoding glycosyltransferase family 4 protein — translation MRSVLYIAYYFPPSGGSGVQRTLKFVKYLPASGWSPRVLTVAPESAAYPDLDPAMAGEVPASIDVIRTGAWDPYSWYGALSGKSKSDAVTVGFLSDKPPGRVERLARWVRANLFIPDARVGWVPYATRAGAAAIAAHRPDVLLTTGPPHSTHLIGRALHRRFGIPWVADFRDPWTDIDYLDALPMSAWASRRNRALEQSVLDEAQCVVTVSPAVQRAFAARTATPCVNIYNGYDEADFDQEPFPDTGRFVITHVGNMNADRNPHALWRALAALQNPDVEVRLVGNVDARVREEVSRLGLDGQVVYLPYMPHREAVRHVVSSQVLLLAVNRVRAANDIIPGKVFEYLASQRPVLVLGPPDGETAQIVLDAGAGAACDYEDVAGVTTSLQRWVAAWRDGTPARGATAEAAARYSRRAQAGELADLLTRLSMPR, via the coding sequence GTGCGGAGCGTCCTTTACATCGCCTATTATTTCCCCCCTTCCGGCGGGTCGGGGGTGCAGCGGACGCTCAAATTCGTCAAGTATCTCCCGGCAAGCGGCTGGTCGCCGCGGGTGCTCACCGTCGCTCCGGAGTCCGCCGCCTATCCGGATCTGGACCCCGCGATGGCCGGCGAGGTGCCGGCCAGCATCGACGTGATCCGTACCGGGGCGTGGGATCCGTATTCCTGGTACGGGGCGTTGAGCGGCAAGTCGAAATCGGATGCCGTGACGGTGGGCTTCCTGTCCGACAAGCCGCCCGGCAGGGTGGAGCGGCTCGCCCGCTGGGTGCGCGCCAACCTGTTCATCCCCGACGCCCGGGTGGGGTGGGTGCCCTACGCCACGCGCGCCGGCGCCGCCGCGATCGCGGCGCACCGCCCGGATGTGCTGCTGACGACGGGCCCGCCGCACTCGACGCACCTCATCGGCCGCGCGCTGCATCGGCGTTTCGGCATCCCGTGGGTGGCCGACTTCCGCGACCCGTGGACCGACATCGACTACCTCGACGCGCTGCCGATGTCGGCCTGGGCGAGCCGGCGCAACCGCGCGCTCGAACAATCGGTGCTGGACGAGGCGCAGTGCGTCGTCACGGTGAGCCCCGCCGTCCAGCGCGCCTTCGCGGCGCGGACGGCGACGCCGTGCGTCAACATCTACAACGGCTACGACGAGGCCGACTTCGATCAGGAGCCGTTTCCCGACACCGGTCGGTTCGTCATCACGCATGTCGGCAACATGAACGCCGACCGCAACCCGCATGCGTTGTGGCGGGCGCTCGCGGCGCTGCAGAATCCTGACGTGGAAGTCCGGCTCGTCGGCAACGTGGACGCGCGCGTCCGGGAGGAGGTGAGCCGGCTTGGCTTGGATGGGCAGGTCGTTTATCTGCCCTACATGCCGCATCGCGAGGCCGTCCGGCACGTGGTGTCGTCGCAGGTCCTGCTGCTGGCCGTAAACCGCGTGCGCGCCGCCAACGACATCATTCCGGGCAAGGTGTTTGAGTATCTGGCGTCGCAGCGTCCGGTGCTGGTGCTGGGGCCGCCGGACGGCGAGACGGCGCAAATCGTCCTGGACGCCGGCGCCGGCGCGGCGTGCGACTACGAGGACGTCGCCGGCGTGACGACTAGTCTACAGCGCTGGGTCGCTGCCTGGCGAGACGGGACGCCGGCGCGCGGCGCCACGGCGGAGGCGGCGGCGCGTTACAGCCGGCGCGCCCAGGCCGGCGAGCTGGCCGACCTGCTGACCCGCCTTTCCATGCCCCGCTAA
- a CDS encoding polysaccharide biosynthesis C-terminal domain-containing protein produces MAERPLLRIIKQSGLYAIGNVAVKLSGLLLAPFYLDSRYLSLSDYGYLALLMATSQIGIFVVGLGIGTGLLKFMADREMAGVRDRLPFTALVTTIGVSVLAWFAFQAGATGLSRLILGSPDRSLILMALGTYVVFKTVGAVPMMLLRIQERAGLFALAMALEMGLLLGGVYYFLVVRQEGLYGVMEAYMWSAGASTAVLLVGSLQRIRWRFDGSLLKPLIRYGSPLVMVSLASLVLNAGDRYLLNGLTDAETVGMYDWAARISGVLNLLVVQSFQLAFTVIGLKTLGDGDHGLHRRTFRHYTVWAGWAVLALSLLAYDGTLVLTRIGADPHYLDASGLVLPLAFGFFVYGNYVIITNVLYAAWKTPVIGVLVVGAALLNIVLNLLLIPVAGSMGAAVATVCSYAALAGGAYRRAEREMRMGYPWRTFGLTVGLILALYAAGALTADWSTGMRLTARIGLILSYLPLGAWLGLYSREELRAGWEALRARRSGRPAAGSEGT; encoded by the coding sequence ATGGCTGAGCGACCCCTGCTGCGCATCATCAAACAAAGCGGTCTGTACGCGATCGGCAACGTGGCTGTCAAGCTCAGCGGGTTGCTGCTGGCGCCGTTTTATCTCGATTCGCGCTACCTGTCGCTCTCCGACTACGGCTACCTGGCGCTGCTCATGGCGACGTCCCAGATCGGCATCTTCGTCGTCGGGCTCGGTATCGGCACGGGGCTGCTCAAGTTCATGGCGGATCGGGAGATGGCCGGCGTGCGGGACCGGCTGCCCTTTACGGCGCTCGTCACCACGATCGGCGTGAGCGTGCTCGCCTGGTTCGCCTTTCAGGCGGGGGCCACCGGACTGTCGCGGCTGATCCTCGGCAGCCCGGACCGCAGCCTTATCCTGATGGCGCTGGGCACCTACGTCGTGTTCAAGACGGTCGGCGCCGTTCCGATGATGCTGCTGCGCATCCAGGAGCGCGCCGGCCTCTTCGCCCTCGCGATGGCGCTGGAGATGGGCTTGCTGCTCGGCGGCGTCTATTATTTCCTGGTGGTGCGGCAGGAGGGGCTCTATGGCGTCATGGAGGCCTACATGTGGTCGGCCGGCGCCAGCACGGCCGTGCTGCTCGTCGGGAGCCTGCAGCGCATCCGGTGGCGTTTCGATGGGTCGCTGCTCAAGCCGCTCATCCGGTACGGCTCGCCGCTCGTGATGGTGAGTCTGGCCAGCCTGGTGCTCAACGCCGGCGACCGCTACCTGCTCAACGGCCTCACCGATGCCGAAACGGTGGGGATGTACGACTGGGCGGCCCGCATCAGCGGGGTGCTGAATCTGCTCGTCGTGCAGAGCTTCCAGCTCGCGTTCACCGTCATCGGGTTAAAAACGCTGGGGGATGGGGACCACGGGCTGCATCGCCGCACCTTCCGGCATTACACGGTCTGGGCCGGCTGGGCGGTTCTGGCCCTCTCGCTGCTCGCGTACGACGGGACGCTCGTGCTGACGCGGATCGGGGCGGATCCGCATTATCTCGACGCATCCGGACTCGTGCTGCCCCTCGCGTTCGGTTTCTTCGTGTATGGCAACTATGTCATCATCACCAATGTCCTCTACGCGGCCTGGAAGACGCCGGTGATCGGTGTGCTGGTCGTGGGGGCGGCGCTGCTCAACATCGTGCTCAATCTGCTCCTCATCCCGGTGGCCGGCTCGATGGGGGCCGCTGTGGCGACGGTGTGCTCGTATGCGGCCCTCGCCGGCGGCGCGTATCGCCGCGCCGAGCGGGAGATGCGCATGGGATATCCGTGGCGCACGTTCGGGCTCACGGTGGGGCTGATCCTGGCGCTGTATGCGGCCGGCGCGCTGACGGCCGACTGGTCGACGGGGATGCGTCTCACCGCGCGGATCGGGCTCATCCTGTCGTACCTTCCCCTGGGCGCCTGGCTCGGGCTGTACTCGCGCGAGGAGCTGCGCGCCGGCTGGGAGGCCCTCCGCGCCCGCCGCAGCGGACGGCCCGCCGCCGGCTCGGAAGGAACGTAG
- a CDS encoding glycosyltransferase family 4 protein, with translation MRTYRVLFVYLSPTSFVRDDLEMLGRRVDLVPFHFDVERARTWRGFRRLWREQRQWLAREMPGADLVFGWFADYHMANPVLAGLRHAVPVAVSLGGYDAIHLPELGYGVYQSLWRAPLARYVLRNASMLLPVAEALICSENRFSAYPETRSFGVCAQAPDVRTPHRFMPTGYVPERWPIGPSRRTPSVTTVGLIDSEQTLRRKGIDLVVDAARAMPDIPFRVIGASDAMQAFIRDGLRAPANVTVEGQIPREALVHIYQQTAVYLQLSRAEGMPNVLCEAMLCGCIPVASRVFGNPAAVGPAGFLVDAPDAGAVAGAIRSALAADDGMRAAARRQIEQHFQRSHREARMMAAFEELIEGA, from the coding sequence ATGAGGACATATCGCGTTCTATTTGTTTATCTGAGCCCGACTTCGTTCGTGCGCGACGATCTGGAGATGCTGGGCCGGCGCGTCGATCTCGTCCCTTTTCATTTCGATGTGGAGCGCGCCCGTACGTGGCGGGGGTTTCGGAGGTTGTGGCGCGAGCAGCGTCAGTGGCTCGCGCGCGAGATGCCGGGCGCCGACCTCGTTTTCGGCTGGTTCGCCGACTATCACATGGCGAACCCCGTCCTGGCAGGGCTCCGGCACGCCGTCCCCGTCGCCGTGTCGCTCGGCGGCTACGATGCGATCCATCTGCCCGAACTGGGCTACGGCGTCTATCAGAGCCTGTGGCGGGCCCCGCTGGCCCGGTACGTGCTGCGGAACGCCTCGATGCTGCTGCCCGTGGCGGAGGCGCTCATCTGTTCCGAAAACCGGTTCAGCGCCTACCCTGAAACGCGGAGTTTCGGCGTCTGCGCCCAAGCGCCGGACGTGCGAACGCCGCACCGGTTCATGCCCACCGGCTACGTGCCCGAGCGGTGGCCCATCGGCCCGAGCCGGCGTACGCCCTCCGTGACGACGGTGGGCCTCATCGACAGCGAGCAGACGCTGCGGCGAAAGGGCATCGATCTGGTCGTGGATGCGGCGCGCGCCATGCCCGACATCCCGTTCCGGGTGATCGGGGCCTCCGACGCGATGCAGGCGTTCATCCGCGATGGGCTTCGGGCGCCGGCCAACGTGACGGTCGAGGGCCAGATCCCCCGCGAAGCCCTGGTCCACATCTATCAGCAAACGGCCGTCTACCTCCAGCTTTCCCGCGCCGAAGGCATGCCCAACGTCCTGTGCGAGGCCATGCTCTGCGGCTGCATCCCCGTCGCGAGCCGCGTGTTCGGGAATCCCGCGGCCGTCGGGCCGGCCGGCTTCCTCGTCGATGCGCCCGATGCCGGCGCCGTGGCAGGGGCAATACGGAGCGCGCTGGCGGCCGACGACGGGATGCGCGCCGCGGCGCGCCGGCAGATCGAACAGCACTTCCAGCGCAGCCACCGGGAGGCTCGGATGATGGCGGCTTTTGAGGAATTGATCGAAGGGGCATGA
- the wecB gene encoding UDP-N-acetylglucosamine 2-epimerase (non-hydrolyzing) — MPHRRLVTVVGARPQFVKAAMVSRALARAGIAERVIHSGQHYDAAMSQVFFEELDVPRPDYDLGVGSGSHAAQTGRIMERLEEVLRSFRGPLAIQVYGDTNTTLAGAIVAAKLGHPIVHVEAGLRSFNRAMPEEINRIVTDRLSTLLCCPTENAVRHLASEGMVEGVHLTGDVMYDATRHFAARADERVDLERLIPFAPGEYVVATVHRAENTDDAPTLKRIFAGLGRLGVPVVMPLHPRTRARLGDFVPPETVLMIDPLGYLAMLKLLSHAQAVFTDSGGLQKEAFWLQVPCVTLRRETEWTETLAGGWNQLVGSDPAAIREAYQGITDAGKAPRHAFFAGPTESASNAVARHIGDLLRG, encoded by the coding sequence ATGCCACATCGTCGACTGGTGACCGTAGTCGGGGCGCGCCCGCAGTTCGTGAAGGCGGCGATGGTCAGTCGCGCCCTTGCGCGGGCCGGCATCGCCGAGCGCGTCATCCATTCCGGGCAGCACTACGACGCCGCCATGAGCCAGGTGTTTTTCGAGGAGCTGGACGTGCCGCGGCCCGACTACGACCTCGGGGTCGGGTCCGGATCGCATGCGGCGCAGACGGGGCGCATCATGGAGCGGCTCGAAGAGGTGCTGCGCTCGTTCCGGGGCCCGCTTGCCATCCAGGTGTACGGCGATACGAATACCACGCTGGCCGGCGCGATCGTCGCCGCGAAACTCGGGCACCCGATCGTCCATGTCGAAGCCGGCTTGCGGTCGTTCAACCGCGCCATGCCCGAGGAGATCAACCGCATCGTGACGGATCGGCTTTCCACGCTGCTGTGTTGCCCCACCGAAAATGCCGTGCGGCATCTGGCCAGCGAGGGCATGGTGGAGGGGGTGCACCTCACCGGGGATGTGATGTACGACGCGACCCGGCATTTTGCGGCCCGGGCGGACGAGCGCGTGGACCTGGAGCGCCTCATCCCGTTTGCGCCGGGCGAGTATGTCGTGGCGACCGTGCACCGGGCGGAGAATACGGACGACGCGCCCACGCTGAAACGGATCTTTGCCGGCCTCGGGCGGCTCGGGGTGCCGGTCGTGATGCCGCTGCATCCGCGGACGCGGGCCCGCCTGGGCGATTTTGTGCCCCCGGAGACCGTCCTGATGATCGATCCGCTCGGCTATCTGGCCATGCTCAAGCTGCTCTCGCACGCGCAGGCCGTGTTTACCGACTCTGGCGGCCTCCAGAAGGAAGCCTTCTGGCTGCAAGTCCCGTGCGTGACGCTGCGGCGCGAGACCGAATGGACGGAGACCCTCGCCGGCGGATGGAATCAGCTCGTCGGGTCCGATCCGGCCGCCATCCGGGAGGCCTACCAGGGGATCACCGACGCCGGCAAGGCCCCGCGTCACGCTTTCTTCGCGGGGCCGACCGAATCGGCATCCAACGCCGTGGCCCGCCATATCGGCGACCTGCTGCGGGGATGA